A single Candidatus Rokuibacteriota bacterium DNA region contains:
- a CDS encoding acyl-CoA thioesterase gives MPSISDTATEMVQFVLPQHAGAPGQIHGGRMMEWIVTVGTMAAARFARGTVALGAMDDIDFLHPVRVGQIAILRAQVEYVGRTSLEVGVRVYAENPATGERAVTLSSHLVFVCVDEQARPRPVADKIEPRGAEEANLVETARKRREERVARFGLKAERIKEVQDEPNPPRWRFESTRVVLPEEALFGNFMFPGKLLMGIDEAGGILCVRYTRGFVMTASMDALDFYSPLRVGDIIVLKAGLNHVGRTSMEVGVKVLAEAPLTGEVRHTCTAFLTFVHLGRDLEPEPVPFFTPEGPGEQRRWEAALVRRQARVARVERLKAAIAAERG, from the coding sequence ATGCCCTCGATCAGCGACACCGCCACCGAGATGGTCCAGTTCGTCCTCCCGCAGCACGCGGGGGCGCCGGGACAGATCCACGGTGGTCGGATGATGGAGTGGATCGTTACCGTGGGGACCATGGCAGCAGCCCGCTTCGCGCGCGGTACCGTGGCTCTCGGTGCGATGGACGACATCGATTTCCTCCACCCGGTGAGGGTCGGGCAGATCGCCATTCTGCGCGCCCAGGTCGAGTACGTCGGCCGGACGTCTCTCGAGGTGGGGGTCCGCGTCTATGCGGAGAACCCGGCCACCGGCGAGCGCGCGGTCACGCTCAGCTCGCACCTGGTCTTCGTGTGCGTGGACGAGCAGGCCCGGCCCCGCCCGGTGGCGGACAAGATCGAGCCGCGCGGGGCGGAGGAGGCGAACCTGGTCGAGACTGCGCGGAAGCGCCGCGAGGAGCGCGTGGCGCGGTTCGGGCTGAAGGCCGAGCGGATCAAGGAGGTGCAGGACGAGCCGAATCCGCCGCGCTGGCGGTTCGAGTCCACGCGGGTCGTTCTCCCCGAGGAGGCCCTCTTCGGCAACTTCATGTTCCCGGGCAAGCTCCTGATGGGGATCGACGAGGCGGGGGGAATCCTGTGCGTTCGCTACACGCGGGGCTTCGTGATGACGGCCTCCATGGATGCTCTCGACTTCTACTCGCCGCTGCGCGTAGGCGATATCATCGTGCTCAAGGCCGGGCTGAACCACGTGGGGCGGACCTCGATGGAGGTGGGGGTCAAGGTGCTCGCCGAGGCGCCGTTGACCGGCGAGGTCCGGCACACCTGCACGGCGTTCCTGACCTTCGTTCACCTGGGGCGCGATCTCGAGCCCGAGCCGGTCCCGTTCTTCACGCCCGAGGGGCCGGGGGAGCAGCGGCGCTGGGAGGCTGCGCTGGTCCGCCGGCAGGCGCGGGTCGCCCGCGTCGAGCGCTTGAAGGCGGCGATTGCCGCCGAGAGGGGGTGA
- a CDS encoding YebC/PmpR family DNA-binding transcriptional regulator: MSGHSRWAQIKRKKAKTDQQRGKLFTKLIREITVAARSGGGDPKVNMRLKAAIEAAKAASMPAENIKRAIQKGTGELPGESFEEVTYEGYGPGGVAIMARALTDNKNRSGAAVRHLFEKHGGNLGSMGCVSWMFERKGLIQVDAGRIGEDDLLTIALEVGAADMRRVEKAYEIATHPDEIEKVRQALEQRGVPVLEAEVTLVPLSTVRVEGKDAQQVLRLMETLEEDDDVQAVYANYDIPDEVMEAISAA, from the coding sequence ATGTCGGGTCATTCGCGTTGGGCTCAGATCAAGCGGAAGAAGGCCAAGACCGACCAGCAGCGCGGGAAGCTCTTCACCAAGCTGATCCGCGAGATCACGGTCGCCGCGCGATCCGGGGGCGGCGACCCGAAGGTCAACATGCGGCTCAAGGCCGCCATCGAGGCCGCCAAGGCTGCCAGCATGCCCGCGGAGAACATCAAGCGGGCGATCCAGAAAGGGACCGGGGAGCTCCCCGGCGAGAGCTTCGAGGAGGTCACCTACGAGGGGTACGGTCCCGGGGGGGTAGCCATCATGGCGCGGGCCCTGACGGACAACAAGAACCGGAGCGGAGCGGCGGTCCGTCACCTTTTCGAGAAGCACGGGGGCAACCTGGGCAGCATGGGGTGCGTGAGCTGGATGTTCGAGCGGAAGGGCCTGATCCAGGTGGATGCCGGCCGGATCGGCGAAGACGATCTGCTGACGATCGCCCTGGAGGTCGGCGCCGCCGACATGCGTCGCGTCGAAAAAGCTTACGAGATCGCCACGCATCCTGATGAAATCGAGAAGGTGCGTCAGGCCCTCGAGCAGCGGGGCGTACCGGTGCTGGAGGCTGAGGTGACCCTGGTACCGCTCTCCACGGTCCGCGTGGAGGGTAAGGACGCCCAGCAGGTTCTGCGGCTGATGGAGACGCTGGAGGAGGACGACGACGTCCAGGCTGTCTACGCCAACTACGACATTCCGGACGAGGTCATGGAGGCCATCTCTGCTGCCTGA
- a CDS encoding crossover junction endodeoxyribonuclease RuvC has translation MGLRVMGVDPGLVETGYGVLEAGRAGFVVVDAGLIATPKTAPLEGRLKALHDAVLQLLDRFAPTLLAVEDLYSEYKFPRTAILMGHARGVICLAAREREVPVVPLAPAEVKRMVAANGSASKAQVQRGVQRLLGLAELPRPSHVADALGLAATGLSRALGRPPR, from the coding sequence GTGGGGCTCCGGGTCATGGGGGTGGACCCGGGCCTCGTCGAGACGGGTTACGGCGTGCTGGAGGCCGGGCGCGCCGGGTTCGTCGTCGTGGACGCCGGCCTGATCGCTACCCCCAAAACCGCCCCTCTCGAAGGACGGCTCAAAGCCCTGCACGACGCCGTTCTCCAGCTTCTCGACCGCTTCGCGCCGACGCTCCTCGCGGTCGAAGATCTCTACAGCGAGTACAAGTTTCCCCGCACCGCGATCCTGATGGGTCACGCGCGGGGGGTGATCTGTCTCGCGGCCCGCGAGCGTGAGGTCCCGGTGGTGCCGCTCGCTCCCGCCGAGGTCAAACGCATGGTGGCGGCCAACGGGTCGGCGTCCAAGGCTCAGGTCCAGCGCGGGGTCCAACGGCTCCTCGGCCTGGCCGAGCTGCCTCGCCCGTCCCACGTGGCCGACGCTCTCGGGCTTGCAGCCACCGGTCTCTCGAGGGCGCTCGGCCGCCCGCCGCGATGA
- a CDS encoding Holliday junction DNA helicase RuvA, giving the protein MIASLRGRLRRKLEDRVIVESAGVGYEVILPPVALRAISQAVADDGDGASELQLVIYYHATRDQPRPVLIGFLSELDKEFFEKLITVKDIGPLVAARSLTVPVADLAAAIARQDEKYLRRLPGIGPQKAKNIVAQLQTKVAKFALMKEPGAPEPEPGPEAAADEESVKSLVWEVLVKQLGHRPSEAGQLITEALRRRPGIQTPEELFDEIYRGRKG; this is encoded by the coding sequence ATGATCGCCTCCCTCAGGGGCAGGCTCAGGCGGAAGCTGGAGGATCGGGTGATCGTGGAGTCCGCGGGCGTCGGTTACGAGGTGATTCTCCCGCCGGTCGCGCTCAGGGCGATCAGCCAGGCCGTGGCCGACGACGGGGACGGGGCGAGCGAGCTCCAGCTCGTGATCTACTACCACGCGACGCGCGACCAGCCGCGCCCCGTCCTGATCGGCTTTCTCTCCGAGCTGGACAAGGAGTTCTTCGAGAAGCTGATCACGGTCAAGGACATCGGCCCGCTGGTCGCCGCGCGCTCGCTGACCGTGCCGGTCGCCGACCTGGCAGCCGCCATCGCGCGCCAGGACGAGAAGTACCTGCGGCGGCTCCCCGGCATCGGCCCCCAGAAGGCCAAGAACATCGTCGCCCAGCTCCAGACCAAGGTGGCCAAGTTCGCGCTGATGAAGGAGCCGGGGGCGCCGGAGCCCGAGCCGGGACCCGAGGCCGCCGCCGACGAGGAGAGCGTGAAGAGCCTGGTCTGGGAGGTGCTGGTCAAGCAGCTCGGCCACCGGCCGAGCGAGGCGGGCCAGCTCATCACCGAGGCGCTCCGCCGCCGGCCGGGGATCCAGACGCCCGAGGAGCTGTTCGACGAGATCTACCGGGGACGGAAGGGCTGA
- a CDS encoding Uma2 family endonuclease has protein sequence MSEPTIQTQRLSRVEYERMIEAGILDEDARIELLEGQLVVREPQGSPHATAIQLAAEALRVAFGPGWSVRVQLPLALDEHSEPEPDVAAVPGAPRDYREAHPSRPVLVVEVAGASLGLDRTVKAGLYARAGVPDYWIVNLVDRVLEIRREPAASDLHPLGWDYRLVTVLEPTAAVSPLAAPTAEISVADLLP, from the coding sequence ATGAGCGAACCGACGATCCAGACGCAACGGCTGAGCCGCGTCGAGTATGAGCGGATGATCGAGGCCGGCATCCTCGACGAGGACGCGCGGATCGAGCTGCTCGAGGGGCAGCTCGTCGTCCGCGAGCCGCAGGGAAGCCCGCACGCCACCGCGATCCAGCTTGCCGCCGAGGCGCTCCGGGTCGCCTTCGGGCCGGGCTGGAGCGTGCGGGTCCAGCTCCCTCTGGCTCTCGATGAGCATTCCGAGCCGGAGCCCGACGTCGCCGCGGTGCCTGGCGCGCCGAGGGACTACCGGGAGGCGCACCCCTCCCGGCCGGTCCTTGTCGTCGAGGTCGCCGGGGCGAGTCTGGGCCTCGATCGCACCGTGAAGGCCGGGCTCTACGCGCGGGCTGGCGTGCCGGACTACTGGATCGTCAATCTGGTCGATCGGGTGCTTGAGATCCGGAGAGAGCCAGCGGCGAGCGATTTACATCCGCTCGGCTGGGACTATCGCCTCGTCACGGTCCTGGAGCCAACGGCCGCGGTCTCGCCGCTGGCGGCGCCCACGGCAGAAATTTCCGTCGCCGATCTCCTACCGTAG
- a CDS encoding ribbon-helix-helix protein, CopG family, whose translation MRTTLTLDEDVAALLRRILARRKQSLKEVVNQALREGLRRMTEQPRPSVGYCTPGVDLGRCLVGNVDDVAEVLDIAEGRAFR comes from the coding sequence ATGAGAACGACGCTGACGCTCGACGAGGATGTCGCAGCTCTGCTCAGGCGGATTCTCGCCCGTCGGAAGCAGAGCCTCAAGGAGGTCGTCAACCAGGCGCTCCGTGAAGGGCTGCGCCGGATGACCGAGCAGCCCCGACCATCCGTCGGTTATTGTACGCCCGGCGTGGACTTGGGTCGCTGCCTCGTGGGGAACGTCGACGACGTCGCTGAGGTGCTTGACATCGCGGAAGGCAGGGCCTTCCGGTGA
- a CDS encoding type II toxin-antitoxin system VapC family toxin, which produces MILVDANLLVYATTSSLPQHETARAWLDERLNGTAPVGLPWPSLFSFIRLVANPRVFERPRPIPDAWRQVQEWLDRPPAWIPQPTESHREVLGRLIETSAQRPNLVADAHLAALAVEHGLILCSTDGDFARFPGLRWENPLA; this is translated from the coding sequence GTGATTCTCGTCGACGCGAACCTTCTCGTTTACGCGACCACGAGTAGCTTGCCGCAGCACGAGACGGCGCGGGCCTGGCTCGACGAGCGCTTGAACGGAACCGCGCCGGTCGGGCTCCCGTGGCCGAGCCTCTTCAGCTTTATCAGGCTCGTCGCTAACCCGCGGGTCTTCGAGCGCCCACGGCCCATCCCCGATGCGTGGAGGCAGGTTCAGGAGTGGCTCGACCGACCGCCGGCCTGGATCCCTCAGCCCACCGAAAGCCACCGCGAGGTACTGGGACGGCTCATCGAGACGTCGGCACAACGGCCGAACCTCGTCGCTGACGCGCATCTGGCCGCGCTCGCCGTCGAGCACGGCCTGATTCTCTGCTCAACCGATGGGGACTTTGCCCGATTCCCCGGGCTTCGCTGGGAAAACCCCCTCGCGTGA